The genome window TAACAAGCTGCCGATATTCTGCCaaattgaattaataaattattttgttgttaaaTAGGTGATGAAGTTGTATAAAGTCTAGAGCTTTGAAAGCTGTACATTCAAATCAATCCTCCAAGAAATGGGGCTCAAAAAAAGCATGTTTCGCTATGCAGACGGCACGGACAAGCTGTTGATGTTGTTTGGAACTTTAGGCAGCATTGGTGATGGACTGCAGAACCCTCTCATGATGTACATTCTCAGTGAGGTTATCAATTCTTATGGAAGTGCTAATGGAGGTTTGACAAATGCTGATGTAGACAAGGTAAGCATAGTACAATTTCTCAGTAATTCTGCAGTACAAGGCATTTTACCTGTTTTTGGTTGAAGAAAAATGGCACCCCTGACCCAATATGCTGCCACAGGCACATAATTTAACGTTAAAGAACTTGAATTTGATAATGAAAAGTAAGCTTTTCAATATATCAACAGGGTTAACTCAGAAATACTAACCCTCTGTCTGCTTCCCTCTCTCTGATTGtggaggaaagagagagaaacttttGAGAGCTAGAATAGGAGCATATAAGTTCAGAAACAGATCAAGCGGGGTTTGGTTTGGTCGGTCCAGGGATTTGTAAAACTATTGAGATTTTCTATGGCCTGGATAATTTGATTCTTGCGTCGTAATGTCTTTTGAGTATTTGCAGTGGACGTGCTaactttgattttcattttgccAGTTTGCACTCAGGCTCTTCTATGTTGCCATTGGAGTTGGACTTGCAGCATTTGTTGGTACGTAAATTTTTCAGTTAATTTGTCTTGCATGTTTTCGGGAGAAGGAAAGCATTACAGATTTTGATAAGAACAGGAACCTGACCTATTTTCATGCTAACTACTTCTACAGAAGGGTTATGTTGGACACGAACTGCAGAGAGGCAGACTTCCAGAATGAGAATGGAATATCTGAAATCTGTTCTTAGACAAGAAGTTTCCTTCTTTGACACCCAGACTGCCGGTTCTTCAACAACATACCAAGTTATCTCAATCATCTCCTCTGATGCCAACGCAGTCCAAGTTGCCTTATGCGAGAAGGTTAGAGTTAATTTCATAAGAAATCCACCTAAAGATTAAAAGCAGTATCAAAAAAACATATCCTTGAGGGCTTCTCTTGGCTCAAATGAAGCATGGTCAGAATGCACATGAATTTGGTGATAAATTATCAGTTAAATGCAAGGAATTAACAGGCTTGTTTTCGTTCACATCCATTTAGCTAAATGTGTTCCTTTCCTTGATGTAGATACCTGACTGCCTGACATACATGTCAACTTTCTTCTTCTGCCACATATTTGCCTTCAGACTGTCATGGAGGTTGACGTTGGCTGCTATGCCGCTTTCAATCATGTTCATAGCTCCAGGACTTATATTTGGAAAGATTCTGATGGGCCTGGTAATGAAGGGGATTGAAGCTTATGGAGTTGCAGGGGGATTTGCCGAACAAGCAATTTCTTCAGTAAGAACTGTATATTCTTATGTTGGAGAAAATCAGACACTAAATAGGTTCAGCACTTCACTTCAGAAAGTTACTAAACTTGGAATCAAGGTAGGTCTTGTAAAGGGATTGCTGATGGGAAGCATGGGAATCATTTATATCGGTTGGGGGTTTCAGGCTTGGGTTGGCACTTATTTGGTTACTCAGAAAGGAGAAGATGGTGGGCATGTTTTTGTAGCCGGTTTCAATGTCCTCATGGGAGGCCTGTGAGTTAACTTTTTTCAAGAACTAATTATCGCTTACTGCCGCTGCATTGCGTTTCTATCTTGAACTTATAATTTATCATTGGTATTGCAGGAGTATTTTAAGTGCTCTCCCAAACTTGACTGCTATCACAGAGGCATTGGCAGCTACAACTCGAATTCTTGAAATGATTGATCGTGTTCCTAGTATCGACACTGAAGACAGAAAAGGGAAGGCTTTATCACATGTCAGAGGAGAAATAGAATTCCAAGACATTTACTTCAGTTACCCATCAAGACCTGAAACCTCAGTCTTACAAGGGTTGAATCTTAAGGTTCCAGCCGGTAAGAGTGTAGGTCTAGTTGGGGGCAGTGGTTCTGGCAAGTCAACAATCATTGCATTGCTTGAGAGATTTTATGACCCTATTGAAGGAGAAATACTCTTGGATGGACACAAAATTAGAAGACTTCAGGCAAAATGGTTGAGATCCCAAATGGGTCTGGTTAATCAGGAACCTGTTCTGTTTGCAACTTCCTTAAAAGAGAACATACTTTTTGGAAAGGAAGGAGCTTCAATGGAAGAAGTAATAAACGCAGCTAAAGCTGCAAATGCACATGACTTCATCGTTAAGTTACCAGACGGATATGAAACTCAAGTATGCTTTCTTCTACTAtttggaatttatttttggcTTCCATGCTtggctttcttctttttcttataaGGTCTCCAAGAAACATGCAACACTCAACTGAGAGTTAAAAATAGTTGTATGACATCAATGTTCTAAATTGCAAAAGTTGTTGGGATCCCAGTGCTATCATGATCTATTGTTTTAAAGCATGTACAAATTTACCTAAACAATCTGTTAGCCGAGATTTGGAACACGAGTGGAATTCAGTTGAACATGCCCTTTAGCCTCCATGACAGTCATCATGCTACAACAGTCTAACGACATTCAGTTGTAACTATTCTTATAATAACTTACCTGCCTAGGAAATgaattaattcaattttgaatTGTCTAATGTTGattgtttgaaaataattatgaaCTTCTCAGATATTGTTCCTGTGATTTCTACTTACAAAAACATGATATTTGTGGTTTTCCCAGGCTGGTCAATTTGGGTTCCAACTTTCTGGCGGGCAAAAGCAGCGAATTGCTATAGCAAGAGCTCTGCTAAGGGATCCAAAAATCCTACTTCTTGATGAAGCAACTAGTGCACTGGATGCACAGTCTGAAAGAGTAGTGCAGGAGGCAATTGATCAGGCGTCAAAAGGGAGGACAACAATCATAATTGCCCACCGCCTTTCTACAATCCGAACAGCAAATTTGATTGTGGTTCTTCAAGCTGGGAAAGTAGTTGAATCAGGCTCACACAACAAGCTGATGCAAATGAAGGGGGAGCAGGGAGGTGAATACTTCAAGATGGTACAAACGCAGCAGATGGCAAGCCAAAATGAGGCTGCTGATGATTCCAATTCTCAATCATATGAAAAACCTCGCCGTAGGAGGAGCGTTACACCAAGCCCCATTAGTTACAGATCAACTTCTCCTTCTCCAGCGTTCATGTCTATGTCCATGGGGACACCCTACTCCTTCTCTGTCCAATATGATCCTGATGATGAAAGTGACGATGAAGACTTCAAGCGCCCAACTTATCCTCCTCCTTCACAATGGCGTTTGCTGAAAATGAATGCACCAGAATGGGGACAAGCCTTACTTGGATGCTTGGGTGCAATAGGTTCTGGGGCAGTACAACCTATAAATGCCTACTGTGTCGGATCACTTATATCGGTTTACTTCCTCCAGGACAAATCTGAAATTAAGTCCCAATCCAGGGTCTTGTCCCTTGTTTTCTTAGGCATTGGTGTTTTCAACTTCTTCACCAATCTCCTCCAACACTACAATTTTGCAATCATGGGAGAAAAGTTGACCACAAGGGTAAGAGAGCAACTACTTGAAAAGCTGATGACTTTTGAGATTGGGTGGTATGATCAAGATGAGAACACAAGTGCAGCCATTTGTGCAAGGTTAGCCACCGAAGTAAACATGGTTCGATCTCTTGTTGGGGACAGGATGTCATTGTTGGTCCAAGCAGTTTTCGGGGCCACCTTTGCTTATGCAGTAGGACTTGTGCTGACATGGAGGCTAGCCCTTGTGATGATAGCAGTGCAGCCAATAGTCATTGGGAGCTTTTATGCAAGGAGTATCTTAATGAAGAGTATGGGAGAAAAAGCCCGAAAAGCTCAAAAGCAAGGAAGCCAATTGGCAAGCGAAGCTGTCATCAACCACAGAACTATAACTGCCTTTTCTTCTCAGAAAAGAATTTTGGGGCTGTTTAGTGCAACCTTGAAAGGTCCTAAGAAGGAGAGTATCAAACAGTCCTATGTTTCGGGTGCTGGCTTGTTTAGCTCCCAATTCTTCAACACTGCTGCTACAGCTTTAGCTTACTGGTATGGTGGGAGGCTACTGGTGCTGGAGGAGATAACTCCAAAGCATCTATTTCAGGCTTTTTTGATACTTCTATTTACCGCTTATATCATTGCAGAAGCTGGAAGCATGACTTCTGATATATCTAAAGGAAACAGTGCCATTCAATCGGTGTTTGCCATTTTAGATAGGAAAAGTGAGATCGATCCGGATAACAAATGGGGACTGGAAATTAAGAGGAGGATAAAGGGTCGTGTCGAGTTCagaaatgttttcttttcatatccAACAAGACCTGACCAGATGATACTGAAAGGACTGAGCCTCAGAATTGATGCAGGCAAGACAGTGGCACTAGTTGGGCAGAGTGGTTCTGGAAAATCCACCATTATTGGGCTCATTGAGAGGTTTTATGATCCAAAGAAGGGATCAGTCTGTATAGATGAACAGGATATTAAAAACTATAACTTGAGAATGTTGAGGTCACATATAGCATTGGTTAGTCAGGAGCCTACCCTGTTTGCTGGAACTGTCCGTGAAAATATTGCATACGGTAAAGAGAACGCAAAAGAATCTGAGATCAAGAGGGCTGCAGTTCTGGCCAATGCTCATGACTTCATAAGGTATGAAATTACAGTTGACAAGTTAGACACCAAAAAGATTACGCTTATTTGCAGCTTCACAATATGCTAACATTTCTgtctttttctaaattttgcaGTGGAATGG of Prunus dulcis chromosome 4, ALMONDv2, whole genome shotgun sequence contains these proteins:
- the LOC117625849 gene encoding putative multidrug resistance protein, coding for MGLKKSMFRYADGTDKLLMLFGTLGSIGDGLQNPLMMYILSEVINSYGSANGGLTNADVDKFALRLFYVAIGVGLAAFVEGLCWTRTAERQTSRMRMEYLKSVLRQEVSFFDTQTAGSSTTYQVISIISSDANAVQVALCEKIPDCLTYMSTFFFCHIFAFRLSWRLTLAAMPLSIMFIAPGLIFGKILMGLVMKGIEAYGVAGGFAEQAISSVRTVYSYVGENQTLNRFSTSLQKVTKLGIKVGLVKGLLMGSMGIIYIGWGFQAWVGTYLVTQKGEDGGHVFVAGFNVLMGGLSILSALPNLTAITEALAATTRILEMIDRVPSIDTEDRKGKALSHVRGEIEFQDIYFSYPSRPETSVLQGLNLKVPAGKSVGLVGGSGSGKSTIIALLERFYDPIEGEILLDGHKIRRLQAKWLRSQMGLVNQEPVLFATSLKENILFGKEGASMEEVINAAKAANAHDFIVKLPDGYETQAGQFGFQLSGGQKQRIAIARALLRDPKILLLDEATSALDAQSERVVQEAIDQASKGRTTIIIAHRLSTIRTANLIVVLQAGKVVESGSHNKLMQMKGEQGGEYFKMVQTQQMASQNEAADDSNSQSYEKPRRRRSVTPSPISYRSTSPSPAFMSMSMGTPYSFSVQYDPDDESDDEDFKRPTYPPPSQWRLLKMNAPEWGQALLGCLGAIGSGAVQPINAYCVGSLISVYFLQDKSEIKSQSRVLSLVFLGIGVFNFFTNLLQHYNFAIMGEKLTTRVREQLLEKLMTFEIGWYDQDENTSAAICARLATEVNMVRSLVGDRMSLLVQAVFGATFAYAVGLVLTWRLALVMIAVQPIVIGSFYARSILMKSMGEKARKAQKQGSQLASEAVINHRTITAFSSQKRILGLFSATLKGPKKESIKQSYVSGAGLFSSQFFNTAATALAYWYGGRLLVLEEITPKHLFQAFLILLFTAYIIAEAGSMTSDISKGNSAIQSVFAILDRKSEIDPDNKWGLEIKRRIKGRVEFRNVFFSYPTRPDQMILKGLSLRIDAGKTVALVGQSGSGKSTIIGLIERFYDPKKGSVCIDEQDIKNYNLRMLRSHIALVSQEPTLFAGTVRENIAYGKENAKESEIKRAAVLANAHDFISGMDNGYDTYCGERGVQLSGGQKQRIAIARAILKNPSILLLDEATSALDSVSEKAVQEALEKMMVSRTCIVIAHRLSTIQKANSIAVIKNGKVAEQGSHNELISLGRNGAYYSLIKLQTGSSPPR